From Fibrobacter succinogenes, a single genomic window includes:
- the ruvX gene encoding Holliday junction resolvase RuvX: MNYLALDYGEHRVGVAFGDSELKMAFSRETIDQKTTNLFERLDQLVKINKIDEFVVGMPYHPDGRKDGKNVVVEAFIKDLALRFPGMKIHTQDESYSSVQAQEFTSYMSKKKKQKNKAIIDRTAAAIILQRWFDEQG, from the coding sequence GTGAATTACTTGGCTTTGGATTACGGAGAGCATCGTGTCGGGGTCGCATTTGGCGATTCCGAACTCAAAATGGCGTTTTCTCGCGAGACGATTGACCAGAAGACAACGAACTTGTTCGAGCGTCTGGACCAGCTGGTGAAAATCAACAAGATTGACGAATTTGTGGTCGGGATGCCGTACCACCCGGATGGCCGCAAGGACGGAAAAAACGTAGTCGTTGAGGCTTTTATCAAGGATTTGGCGCTGCGCTTCCCGGGAATGAAAATCCATACGCAGGACGAATCGTATTCCAGCGTGCAGGCGCAGGAATTTACCTCGTACATGAGCAAAAAGAAAAAACAGAAGAACAAGGCCATTATCGACCGCACCGCCGCTGCGATTATACTCCAGCGCTGGTTTGACGAGCAGGGCTAG
- the hisS gene encoding histidine--tRNA ligase encodes MSIAIPQLPKGTRDFYPEAERIQNYIFDTWRKVAESFAYEEYEGPMFEHLELYTGKSGEEIVSQLYNFKDKGDREIALRPEMTPTLARLVIQKARELKKPFKWFSMPRLFRYEKAQKGRLREFFQLNMDIIGTESIYAEADLLASIATMLRKFGLKDNDFAIGVSSRKLLATYLEEIGAPNPALVYPVLDRRLKIGPEAFAKALTEAGLSEAQIKQLDDFMSCKSIEEVRAAVKSENATAALKEIEDLFATLAAAGFSECVNLDLSIVRGLAYYTGIVFEVFDKGKSMRAIAGGGRYDSLTEKLGGDRIPGVGFGMGDVVLADLLRERGLLPSPKQHVDFYIASFTNDMKKIFETAQVFRANGNSVSHPLATMKMGKQLEQANYQGASIVIYVDGDKAAEGQFEFKDLRDGTMHVGDVAAIVERSKMVIEPKKV; translated from the coding sequence ATGAGTATTGCTATTCCTCAACTGCCTAAGGGCACACGCGATTTTTATCCGGAAGCTGAACGCATCCAGAATTACATTTTTGACACCTGGCGCAAAGTCGCCGAATCTTTTGCCTACGAAGAATACGAAGGCCCGATGTTTGAACATCTGGAACTGTACACCGGAAAATCCGGCGAAGAAATCGTAAGCCAGCTTTACAACTTTAAAGACAAGGGCGACCGCGAAATCGCACTCCGCCCGGAAATGACGCCGACGCTCGCCCGTCTCGTGATTCAGAAGGCCCGCGAACTCAAGAAGCCGTTCAAGTGGTTCTCCATGCCGCGCCTGTTCCGTTACGAAAAGGCTCAGAAGGGTCGTCTCCGTGAATTTTTCCAGCTGAACATGGACATTATCGGCACCGAAAGCATCTACGCCGAAGCAGATTTGCTCGCTTCCATCGCAACGATGCTGCGCAAGTTCGGCCTCAAGGACAACGACTTTGCCATTGGAGTTTCGAGCCGCAAGCTCCTCGCCACCTACCTCGAAGAAATTGGCGCACCGAACCCGGCGCTCGTTTACCCGGTGCTCGACCGTCGCTTGAAAATCGGTCCAGAAGCTTTTGCCAAGGCACTTACCGAAGCAGGACTTTCCGAAGCTCAGATCAAGCAACTCGATGATTTCATGAGCTGCAAGTCTATTGAAGAAGTTCGCGCCGCCGTAAAGAGCGAAAACGCAACGGCAGCCCTCAAGGAAATCGAAGACTTGTTCGCAACGCTTGCCGCAGCTGGCTTTAGCGAATGCGTGAACCTCGACCTTTCCATTGTGCGCGGCCTCGCCTACTACACAGGCATCGTATTCGAAGTGTTCGACAAGGGTAAATCCATGCGCGCTATCGCTGGCGGTGGACGTTACGACAGCCTCACCGAAAAGCTCGGTGGCGACCGCATCCCGGGCGTTGGCTTTGGCATGGGCGACGTTGTGCTCGCCGACCTCCTCCGCGAACGTGGACTTTTGCCGAGCCCGAAGCAGCATGTGGACTTCTACATCGCAAGCTTCACCAACGACATGAAGAAGATTTTCGAAACGGCCCAGGTGTTCCGTGCCAACGGGAACTCTGTTTCTCACCCGCTTGCCACCATGAAGATGGGCAAGCAGCTGGAACAGGCAAATTACCAGGGCGCTTCTATCGTCATTTATGTCGATGGCGACAAGGCAGCCGAAGGCCAGTTCGAATTCAAGGACCTGCGCGACGGCACCATGCACGTGGGCGACGTAGCCGCGATTGTTGAACGCAGCAAGATGGTTATCGAACCGAAGAAAGTCTAG
- the typA gene encoding translational GTPase TypA codes for MDQSKIRNVAIIAHVDHGKTTLVNQLLKQCGTFHEGEEIVDRVMDSDNLERERGITILSKNTSVMYKGYRVNIVDTPGHADFGGQVERVLGTVDGVLLVVDAFEGPMAQTRFVTKKALELGLTPIIVVNKIDRDGCNPLLALDKVFDLFCELDATEEQLDFDRVFGSGRKGICRAELEDPDGDFSILMDKIIERIPAPKGDPNAEPLLQIASLEYSSFLGRLAVGRVQQGVFKPNQTYAQAFPDGTVKNVRPQKLLRYEGLTPKPVEEAGPGEIILIAGLDYFDIGDTLSSTNNPVHLPRIHIDPPTISMLFTVNTSPLAGKYGGKFMTGNQLQERLERAHMADPALLVEKAEGASTFKVSGRGILHLTILVENMRRELYEFTIGSPQVIFQKDESGKLLEPVEDFKVEVPNEFSGACIQEIQQRKGEMVNMTTDENDRVSLEFIVPSRGLIGIRPKLLSLSKGYAVTQSFFKEYQPYKGEIPSRINGVLIAKEPGEAASYALSNLEDRGYLIIGPGAEVYPGMIVGEHNRDVDITVNVTKGKHLTNMRSKSADDMIQLTPYRRMTLEECVTFINEDECIEVTPEVLRIRKTELDPIKRKQMSKRPAEDDD; via the coding sequence ATGGATCAATCAAAAATCAGAAACGTTGCCATCATCGCCCACGTTGACCACGGTAAAACGACCTTGGTGAACCAGCTCCTCAAACAGTGCGGAACCTTCCATGAAGGTGAAGAAATCGTGGACCGCGTGATGGACTCCGACAACCTTGAACGCGAACGCGGCATTACCATCCTCTCCAAGAACACGAGCGTGATGTACAAGGGATACCGCGTGAACATCGTCGATACCCCGGGGCACGCCGACTTCGGTGGCCAGGTGGAACGCGTTTTGGGTACTGTCGATGGCGTTCTTCTGGTTGTTGACGCATTCGAAGGCCCCATGGCCCAGACTCGCTTCGTGACGAAGAAGGCTTTGGAACTCGGACTTACCCCGATTATCGTCGTGAACAAGATCGACCGCGACGGCTGCAACCCGCTCCTCGCTCTCGACAAGGTCTTTGACTTGTTCTGCGAACTCGATGCTACCGAAGAACAGCTCGATTTCGACAGAGTTTTTGGCAGTGGCCGTAAGGGCATTTGCCGCGCCGAACTTGAAGACCCGGATGGCGACTTCAGCATCTTGATGGACAAGATTATCGAACGTATTCCGGCTCCGAAGGGCGATCCGAATGCAGAACCGCTCCTCCAGATTGCCTCCCTCGAATACTCCAGCTTCTTGGGTCGTTTGGCTGTAGGTCGCGTGCAGCAGGGCGTGTTCAAGCCGAACCAGACCTACGCTCAGGCATTCCCTGACGGAACCGTCAAGAACGTCCGTCCGCAAAAGCTCCTCCGCTACGAAGGTCTCACCCCGAAGCCGGTTGAAGAAGCTGGTCCGGGCGAAATCATCCTCATCGCAGGTCTTGACTACTTCGATATCGGTGATACGCTTTCTTCTACGAACAATCCAGTTCACTTGCCGCGTATTCACATTGACCCGCCGACAATTTCTATGCTCTTCACCGTGAACACTTCGCCGCTCGCAGGCAAGTACGGTGGAAAGTTCATGACGGGTAACCAGCTCCAGGAACGTTTGGAACGCGCCCACATGGCTGACCCCGCCCTCCTCGTCGAAAAGGCCGAAGGTGCATCTACATTCAAGGTTTCTGGCCGTGGCATTTTGCACCTCACGATTCTCGTCGAAAACATGCGCCGTGAACTTTATGAATTCACCATCGGGTCTCCGCAGGTCATTTTCCAAAAAGACGAAAGCGGCAAACTTTTGGAACCGGTCGAAGACTTCAAGGTCGAAGTTCCGAACGAATTCAGCGGCGCTTGCATCCAGGAAATCCAGCAGCGCAAGGGCGAAATGGTCAACATGACCACCGACGAAAACGACCGCGTTTCTCTCGAATTTATCGTTCCCTCCCGTGGCCTCATCGGTATCCGTCCGAAGCTACTCTCCCTTTCCAAGGGTTACGCTGTGACGCAGTCCTTCTTCAAGGAATACCAGCCGTACAAGGGAGAAATTCCGTCTCGTATCAACGGTGTTCTCATCGCCAAGGAACCGGGCGAAGCAGCAAGCTATGCTCTCTCTAACTTGGAAGATCGTGGCTACCTCATCATTGGTCCGGGTGCCGAAGTTTATCCGGGCATGATTGTGGGCGAACACAACCGCGACGTCGATATCACCGTGAACGTCACGAAGGGCAAGCACCTCACCAACATGCGTTCGAAGTCCGCTGACGACATGATCCAGCTCACGCCGTACCGCCGCATGACTTTGGAAGAATGCGTCACCTTCATCAACGAAGACGAATGCATCGAAGTCACTCCGGAAGTGCTCCGCATCCGCAAGACCGAGCTCGACCCGATCAAGCGTAAGCAGATGTCCAAGCGTCCGGCTGAAGACGACGACTAG